In Pseudomonas saponiphila, the genomic stretch GATCAGCACCGGCGGGAAGACTTTTTCCACCCGCAGCGCGGCCGCCAGGTTGGCGCCCTCGCGGACCTTGGCCGTGGCCTCGCTGACGCTCTGGCTCAGGCGGTCGTTGGACAGAGTCTGGCGCGCCGCATCCAGGGCCCGTAGCAGCGGCACTCCGGCGCCGCTGAGAATCGCCAGGGTCGAGGCGAAACGGGCGGTGTTCAGCCCCAGGACAAAACGCCCGAACAGCGGCAGGCGCAGGATCCGGCTGTGCCAGCTCAGGCGTGCCCGGGGGTTGCGCAGGTACAGCCGCCAGCCCCAGAACCCCGCCGCCATGGCGCCGAAGCACTGGATGCCCCAGGCACGAATGAAGTCGCTGGCGTTGAGCATCGCCAGGGTCAGCCCCGGCAGGTCCTGGCGCGCCTGGGAAAAGGCGCTGACCACCTGGGGCACCACATAACTGAGCAGAAAGATCACGATGCCGATGGACACTAGGCCCACCACCCCGGGGTAGATAAAGGCGGTGAGGATCTTGCCGCGCAGGCCGTTGCGCTCCTCTATGTAATCCGCCAGCCGCTCCATGACCTGGGCCAGATCCCCGGACTCCTCGCCGGCGGCGATCAACGCCCGGTAGATTTCCGGAAAGTCCCGCGGCCGCGCCGCCAGGGCCTCGGCCAGGCGCATGCCACTGCGCACATCCGCGCGCACCGCGCTCAGGGCCTGGGCGATGTGCTTGCGCTCGGCCTGCTCCACCGTGGCGCTGAGCGCCGCCTCCAGCGGCAGGCTGGCCCCCAGCAGGCTGGCCAGCTGGCGGGTGGCCCAGGCCAGGTCGTTGTCGCTGAGCCTGGGGCTGAACAGCCCCCCTGCCGTGCCGGTGCCAGGGTTGCTGTCCAGCTGCACCTGCAAGGCGGTCAGGCCACGGCTGCGCAGGCTGGCAAAGGCCGCGCCCTGGCTGTCGGCTTCCAGGTGCCCGGATTCGATCTTGCCGAGGGCGTCGGCGGCTTCATAGCGATAGCGATTCATCAGGCGTCCCGTGTCACACGCAGGATTTCTTCCGGTGCGGTGGCGCCGCTGCGCACCCAGCGCTCACCATCCTCGCGCATGCTGAGCATCCCGGCGCGGCGCGCGGCGGCGCGCAGGGCCTGCTCATCCGCGCCCTGGTGGATCAGGCTACGCACGTCGTCATCAATGCAGAACAGTTCATGAATGCCGGTGCGCCCGCTGTAGCCGATGTGATTGCAGGCCGGGCAACCCACCGGGCGCCAGGTGCCGGGGGTGGCCGGGTCGGGTTCCTTGCACTGGTTGCACAGGCGGCGCACCAGGCGCTGGGCCAGCACCCCGAGCATCGACGACGCCAACAGGAACGGCTCCACCCCCATGTCCACCAGCCGGTTGACCGCCGACAC encodes the following:
- the gspF gene encoding type II secretion system inner membrane protein GspF, translated to MNRYRYEAADALGKIESGHLEADSQGAAFASLRSRGLTALQVQLDSNPGTGTAGGLFSPRLSDNDLAWATRQLASLLGASLPLEAALSATVEQAERKHIAQALSAVRADVRSGMRLAEALAARPRDFPEIYRALIAAGEESGDLAQVMERLADYIEERNGLRGKILTAFIYPGVVGLVSIGIVIFLLSYVVPQVVSAFSQARQDLPGLTLAMLNASDFIRAWGIQCFGAMAAGFWGWRLYLRNPRARLSWHSRILRLPLFGRFVLGLNTARFASTLAILSGAGVPLLRALDAARQTLSNDRLSQSVSEATAKVREGANLAAALRVEKVFPPVLIHLIASGEKTGALPPMLERAAQTLSRDIERRAMGMTALLEPLMIVVMGGVVLVIVMAVMLPIIEINQLVT